Below is a window of Humulus lupulus chromosome 2, drHumLupu1.1, whole genome shotgun sequence DNA.
AGAAAATATTTAAGCAAAAAAATTGAGATTGACTTTCTATCTATTTAATGTAAAACGAAATAGGAGATAGGTACATAATCAAGCAAACACATACATAAAGAGCAATATAACAAATCTGAGTTAGGCCAGCTAACCCAACCTCAACCTTAACTTCTTCTATGATAATCAAGCACAACATGGATATACCTTCTATAGTGCGCAGAGCCCAACAGCTTGTAGTGTGGGCCAAGCTTCAGGCCAATTACTTATACTAAAACTAAACAGCACAACATGGTCTGGAAAAGGCAATATATACATAATTAACTAGGAAAGGGCTTGAACCCATGACATTCAAAAGagaatataaattttattataaaGCAAGCAAGTTATCAACCCACACCTACACATGAAATCACACATGCAGATTTTTcttcaaataaataaatggatACATATGTCACTACATACATGTAGTAAATCTTGTTAGCAGTCTCCTTTGAGCTATATTTCACATCTCAATTTTAGCTTCAAATACTTTTGGTTGAAATGCAACCACAATCAAACATTAGTGACCCACTACTAAACCCAGTAAGCGTTTGACCAAGAACAACTAGGTTTTGGGTTCTAGCAATACAGCAGGTCCATCTAAAAATCCTATACATCTATAAATGGCAGCAACACCTACAATTCCACAAGTTCACTATGGGTTAAAGAGGAATTTATGCTGCCATTTTATAGAGAAGAAAGCAATTCAAGAAGCTGGACTAGTGGCCATCCAAAACAATAGCCGatgaaaaataattttgaattataataATCAACTACAAAAACCCAGTCAGTTCTTACCAAAACTGAAAGAATTCAATTCAGAATTGATCATATAGATCTTCGAACTAGCTTTTCAGTTGCAAATGAAGACAGGATAAGATAACATGATAATAAAACTGGCAAGGAACATCCAGTAACAAATTAATATTGAATCCTGCATAATAATACACTGAACACCCAAATAAGACACAGCAATATTAAGGTTCATGAAATTGGTTATTGGACTAGAGAAATTATCAAATAAAAGATACTATGGGAACTGCAATCAAAAAGGAAACAAACAAATGTCCTCAACAGGGTGAAGAAAAAACCAGGAGGAACAAAAACATTCCTGTGATTTTTAAAATAGAAACAATCACACTAATAACACAACAGAAGCAAAGCACAGAATACTACCCAAATCCAGTCAAAATAACTCTACAATCACAAATATCACAAGATTGAACAGAAAGCATCCTTCCTGCATATTTACCAAAATGGTATCAATGTAAGCAATGCACAACTAAACTAATCATTAAATGCCAAGGCTGTGTGGCAATAATACACTAGGGAATCCTAAACGTTCAAATTTATATCAATCACATTAGACCAACTTGTCTGAACATATTCCACAATAAAACCTAAATTACTGTAGATCAAACAGGTGATACTAATTCTTAAATAAATGGGGATTCGTCCAGTGACATACTCACCAAAAAACTTGAATTACTGTAAAGAAATAATCGCATCATAGTAATCAATTCCTACGCCTATCGCAACCACATTTTCAATTACCAGCACAAATCACCGCACACTCTGTGGTTGGCACCAAAACTACAACATTAACAATTTCACTCAAGCAGATCAAAGTTGAGTTCTGGACCATTTTCCATCAACTCATTCCAAACTTAAGGTacgtaaaaatatatttaattagcACCCATGAGACACGCCTAATAGCCATTAACATCCTCTAATACTTAACTAAGCTATCCGGCTATAAAAATCTACCTAAAAATGGGAGTATAAACAGAATGAAATAGGAAATATCACAACTTTATCATCTAGCAAATTGCCAATGAGAAAGTTGAGCATAGAAACTCTAATTCCCATAGTTTGGACAAGTGCAGCGATTAAACACGCACCCCCTACGAGCCAAAAATCCCATAAAGTCCAAGTAACGTAGTTCCTAAAACTATCAAGAAGAAACATTTCAAAGGGTAGCAGCTAAAAGAAGACCCAATTTCGTCAAACCTGCCACAAGCAACACATTGAAGACGGCTGTGCTTTCCATTCTCCAAGTAGTTCTTCCTCTGGTTAGCACTTTCGTTAATCACCTTGGTAAAGCGAAGAAATGATTTTTTAAGCTCACTCTGGTCAACTTCAAGATGCTTATGCGTCCCTTGATCACCACCACCAGCACCGCCACCACTACCAGAGCCTTGCCTGAACCCTACATTATTATCAAGACCCCCAACATCCCTCATATATTTGTTAGATCTCGAATCTTCGCCATTGTTCCCGGCCGAAAACTCGCCACCGCGATGGCCATGACCCGCCGGAAAACCATTCGGATTCCCATACGGCAAGTAGTGCTGTTCATGCTGCCTTCGTTTCGCGAAATCTTCCATAAGATCCttctctttctccttctcctcctcTTCCGAGTACTTCCTCTTCAGTGACCCTTCACCGGGTCCACGCCCATCAAGCCCAAGCGAATTCCAGTAATCTTGGTTCCGATTATACCTTCCTCCACCGGGACTCGTCGGTCCACCATGTGGAAAACGCCGGTCCAACCCTCCCATTTCATAACCATGACCCGGTGGACCGAACCTCCCAATCGGGAAGTCTTGATAATCGGGAGGGAGAGCGAAGTAGGACCGTACACTCCCATCAGCAAGAGCGATCGAGCGTCGTTCAAGCATGTGAAAGCCGTAAGCCGGCGGTGGAGGTGGGCCAAGCGCGGCGGGGTCGgggaacgggaattgatgagatCCAGGAGAAGGGTCCGTATGTGGGTTGCCAGGACGGGAAGAGGGCGGGTCCTTCGTTGTGGGCTTAGGTTGGGCCGGGCTTGGCGTTGGACCGGGCTTGGGAGACGAGTCGATTTTAGGTTTTGGGGTTTTGGGATCGGTGGCGGGAGACttggtgttggtggtggtggcggtggtCGCTTTTGATTTGGTATTGGAATTGGTATTAGTATTAGTGTTGGAAGGAGGGTCCCAGCGGGACTTGCGGTGGGAGGCGGAGGTTGCGGTTGAAGCAGTAGATGGCTTGTGGGAGGGGCCCTTGGCATGGTTACCTCCGGCCATCGTCCGTACGGAACTTCGCttgctagggtttcggattataTACGTACAGATATATAAAAATAGATATATGTGCGTATATATACATATGCGTGGGTGATATATTAGCTAGCGAGTTCCTTGGCCGCAGAAGCAGGGCAAGCGTATCGTGAAGGTTTCAGCCATTGTCGTCTGTCTCTGGACTATATGGATGATCCTCTATTTTTCCTATTCAGGAGAATTCTTTTTTAAGTTTAACTGTAGGATAAACGAAACGACATTACGACAGTCGTTTTTGGGCTTAcaaacaaactttttttttttctcagtaTTAATAAAGATGGACAATATAAGTCACGACACGATAACACGACTTGAAAACGATACaaaattagtgaatttgggtttAATATAAACAAGTACAGGATAAAATAGGTTAAACCCAATTAGACACAATTAAATTTTATATTACAATCAGGTTAACCCATTAAACCTGAAATTAATATGTTTAACATGATTAAGTATAAGTTACTAAATAATTCATAAATAGGTTAACCTAAACTTaacatatttaataatatataatgttGTATTTTAGTGTATGATatcttatattttgaatattagatttatgttttaaatttgaGCTGATTACATAGGTATAAcctatataacatataaataggTGTTATATAGGTTAAAATGACTTGTTTGAActtatttatcatttttaatttATCTATGTGGGTTAAATAGGTCCAAAATATAAATATGGTAAGGTTAACACGACCTGAATATGGCATGTTTAAATATCATGTTAAATGTGTTGTGTCACAGGTTAACCTGTTTATAAACATATCATGTTTAGGTTTACATTTTATGACacgttacacccaaatttcgaaatcgtcataaatgagcctcgaaatataggcttataaagtgtaagctcgaaaatgttgagtaagggttcaacacttgtataaattaacATGTTTCCTGATTTGTTCCAATTGGCGACCGAGCACCAGTTAAGAAGGTTTGAGCTTAggcatcaagctcgaaaggatgGATCTTCTCTGAAGACTGAGTGCAATTCGAACCTTCATTGCAAGCTCGAAGAGGTTGATTTCCGATGGTTAAGCTTGATGAAATCACTAGCTAAGGATGAGGTTAACCAGAGTGACGAGCTTGTGATGTTGGTTGATCTCAAAAGTGTGTAAATTGTATGTTCGAGATCGATAGTCCAGTTTGAATGCGATTGCTATTAGAAAATCTCTATTCCTTGGGAATTTGTTGTAATATGATAATAAATTccgattatcatgggatattacatgattaatatatttaattatatatatttcaaatttgaattgtgactttccaaaataaaaaaggaatatattttgttaatcagtctataaatagactggagaatcTCATTTGTAAGGGGCACAATTTGATACGAAGAATACTCTGCAAACATTGCTTTGTGTAAGCTTTAAGAGAATTCCaccactcaataatattgactcgtggactacatagattttaattgctgaaccacgtaaaatcctgattgtttttatttattttcttaattttgtgtttagtgctcttcaaatttaagttgacgaaaaacggcgtcaacagtttggggctttcattgagagcattaagcaagtcGTTAGATTGTTTAATCAAAAACCTCTTGAATTACAAATGGCCGCTACAAACGACCCCAGTACTGGTGGACGACCATTGTCCCAAATATTGGAGGAGCAAACTCCTCGCACTGAAGATTACCCGCGTCGACCTGGGAAGCAGTCCATGGCTGACCAGGGCCCAGAGAAAGGGAGTGCATCCTCTGATTTCCAAGGATCGCCTGTTCCTAGGCCTGACAAGGATCTCTACCATAATCCAGAGAGGTACATTCCTATTGTTGAACTGGAGAATCGCCAACTATGCCAACAATTGGCAGAAGCTACAAGGTGCAATGAAGAGTTGGCCAGACAGGCCGCTAAGGTCCAAGCACCACCCTGGACGCCAAGAAGACATCCCCGAGGGAGCatgtgttaggaaaacttatacatgatctttatttattttcatgtagatctaatattgaacaaattaatatgagataacctagaacatgtttctaaaattgaattcaaagagaaataatgataagaatacctacattatacgcaacggaataatagagtcaatccttcaatttctctaactcttgtatcctttctgtcgcagagtattaccaagaaactgaaccgatcttcaattttcttcacaaccttccaaagtatccttagaatcacctagactagagtaggcaattctcaacacatgagatagatacagagagaagaaaagaaaataacaataaggcttagaaaatgacttatgtttagagagaatctaagacctatcagaaacttgtgtttcagaaatctgaacttgtgttttcaactctctcttagcattccttttatagactcaattgggtcatttatttaattaaaaaaatcaataaaataataaccaaTTAACAGTcctaagtcgaaattatcatgggttttaggcctgtgaaaattttcatttgattataatcccattggacttaaaatcaagacttgtattattttatattgatttaattaattaaataattatttaaatcatttatcaaattaattatttataatttgaaccttgatttaaacttatttattgttagagaatatattttatttcaatggaaGTAGTAAGAAATATTATAACTCTATGctaaaatacaatggacaagatgatagataaatagatTTACAACTCAAtaaccaacaatacaagtaaatgtagaaaagagagaaagaagataattattataactaaaactctaaaacaaaagataccaataaatatgtaaatggaaatagaagaagaggattacaaactcaatacaataataatacaagaagaacaactgaatgaaaagatcaatggaaaacacaaactcacactcaaccaaagtgtagagtagtggagatcaccaacttgaacaaggttaaaaacctttgtccaaaagcttatttccccctattctctaagcactaagggatctctcaaggaaatagctgtctagaattatcaagccttttttgtgtatttttcaaccaagtgttttgtggatgaaaaaatggtgtgtcatacaagtgagcattaggctcctatttatagagtttgagataccctttggatttcaaattccatcaacccccatggttgttaccaatgtttaattgaattaatatagaattaaaattgagatttgagagttatttgggtttttagaaccatttaacacatttggaaaaaactggaAAATttgcctgaaatgcacctgtggctgcggccactgctctctgtcccccagggcGCGGCCAGGGAAAgatagtggccgcggccacaacctTTTCCAaccaaaaaaatatcatttttccaaATCGTTCCGAAacatcccaaatcctttcccacatgattttgtaacctccaaacacttattgggagttaaaaacatgtctccaacagccatatttcattatggctttatgaaatccaatctcaaatgtgtaacatataatatacacattattgggtaatatttgggagttacaaatttgtaactgattttgtaactccaaaatatgtcacatttgggcacacacatgtgtccaattttgtgactctcaataatatgttataaGGTGTGACAAAttacatttgtgtgacaaatcacattttgtcacattatttaatctaatattatattatatgaaataatataacattcccccactagattaaataatcactttttgtaacacttatttaatcaatcaaacattatattaaaatataatattcccccacttgattaaataatcactctctatagaaacatttgcattggtgcataaagtaaaatgtctttcgaattgaattttaccttagtgtaattatcacaaagttgttgaaattttggttaccggagcattgaaccactatcccttgataacaaactggtgataacacacacacctttgatgtgttcacttgagacctcaatgtctcacttttgcaccgttaatggccatgtgcacattccattcatagacttttcttgagaatgactcccaattatcatgaggggcggcaccacccttaggtctatataggtagaactcttatagtattttgttaccctaaaatacttgtctttttaagactgagttctattaaaaaacctttcggttttaaccctcattttggtagcGCACTAGTACTCTTATCTCAGATGGGACagaatttgagtactactactattcacttgattgacttgttattacctattgaacctaatactagtttggtgactagtattaagataggttactatcaatcgtgaatctctttagggagtctaagtcccatcccttgagatgtagaaatgattccatttgaatcatttcttttctcatgtatgcatacttagacactctcgttattttattcaaactttgttgctagccatagtttgattaaaatagttaccccctttaaaatagtgattttgaccatagtcaacactcccactattttatagtttaatatccaacataaacatttgaatattaattcgagatttctctttgtttctaaaattctcatttatgttttaaattgattccttcttgaatcaaagtattacaaacagtaactttagacaccaagcatgtctagatttatccattctatacatatatagccaatgtgatttagaatgtggaattccaaatcacctatttgatagaatgaccaaattaatcaattaattaacaacaaaataaattgattaactttggagcatcacccccacatttctcacatagtgacaataaaatatcactttaaaatataaatctcttcatttctaataagtcatttatcctctaagataaatctagacctatgattctcaaaattcatcatgagtcatctatgccacatgataaactctcaagataaaacctcaatgtttatcttgatttatttacttgctaaggcacacttatttgaaagtaactttcacttggttgctttcttttatatatttcacaaaatattatgtgaacacaagtgtaatgtgagaatttctcaaacaaataattacattatgaaataataggtctacacacttacctattattttaacaagttcattttgaaactttgttaatgtctcacacaaatgtctcatagcaaaataaagaattatcatagaataatactttaattttattgatagctttcaagagtacaagctttattacaaaataacaattttcccaacaaggcacataaacatggtaatcatgctaggatctcttcttccttttctatagcatttacctcattctcatgtgggtccttttggtacctacatactctagcatagtgcccgggttttccacaaacaaagcaatgacctctcacgtctttgaattgtccatgatctttctttggacctaaagggttcccactaccctttttattgttgttgttgcccttgggatgcttgtgtgaaaccgcattggccttggaagtctcatctttagactcatgcacacccttgtctcttattctcgattcctcttcaattctaatgtgtttttggatctcttccaaagtgtaatcctcattcttatggaggattcttttcctatagctcctccaagttggtggtaattttgccactattgcaccaacttggaaggcctcaagaagctcaatcttgagaactttcaacttgttcacaatcacttgaaactcatgaatttgaggtaaaagagtttttccatcaatgaaagaaaattcaaaatattgagaaattaagaactttcttgtaccttcttccttggccttgtacttactctccaaggcatcccaaatctcattcgcggatttggtattggtatagaggtcatatagcctatcggatagggcattaaggatatgacccatacaaagaaggttgtcctcttctcttttccttcttttctccacctcctcgggagtgtctttgttggatggctcggctagaggtgccaaggatgactcaaggatgtaggctatcttgagtgttgtcaaaaggaatttcaccttgtcttgccacacagtaaaattggatccatcaaacctatccaatctcactaggtcttggttcatgatcttggtggtctccccttccattgaaacaaagaggattaagcttttgattgttagagaatatattttatttcaatggaaatagtaagaaACATTATAACTCTATGctaaaatacaatggacaagatgatagataaatagatttacaactcaatgaccgacaatacaagtaaatgtagaaaagagagaaataagagaattattagaactaaaactctaaaacaaaagataccaataaatatgtaaatggaaatagaagaagaggattacaaactcaatacaataataatacaagaagaacaactgaatgaaaagatcaatggaaaacacaaactcacactcaaccaaagtgtagagtagtggagatcaccaacttgaataaggttaaaaacctttgtccaaaagtttatttccccctattctctaagtactaagggatctctcaaggaaataactctctggaattatcaagcctttttggtgtatttttcagccaagtgctttgtggatgaaaaaatggtgtatcatacaagtgagcattagactcctatttatagagtttgagataccctttggatttcaaattcaatcaaccccatggctgttaccaatgtttaattggattaatgtggaagtaaaattgagatttgggagttatttgagtttttagaaccattcaacacatttggaaaaaactgaaaaattggcctgaaatgcacctgtggccgcggccaaggacatcagtggccgcggccactgctctctgtcccccagccCATGGCCAGGGAAAgatagtggccgcggccacaacctTTTCCAaccaaaaaaatatcatttttccaaatcgttccaaaacgtcccaaatcctttcccacatgattttgtaacctccaaacacttattgggagttaaaaacatgtctccaacagccatattttattatggctttatgaaatccaatctcaaatatgtaacatataatatacacattattgggtaatatttgggagttacaaatttgtaattgattttgtaactccaaaatatgtcacatttgggcacacacatgtgtccaattttgtgactctcaataatatgttacaaggtgtgacaaatcacatttgtgtgacagaTCACATTTTGTtacattatttaatttaatattatattatatgaaataatataacatttattaatttagataccaatatatcttaattaataaatctgccatagtttctcttttcttctctgaattgtaaactttgtgaaactatccaaaattgacctggtcaactttgataattctaattgataattaaatcaattaattgagactatcttgatgattttatccaaggtacagtggggaccatgggcctatgaaatcaagctcgaataagttatcataaatctaacaaataaatttactaacttattaattcctcgtggctctactaaagactcggaattgcactcttgaattcatagaacgctctataacatatatagatatgctattaattatctgtaatgccccggcaattcctaatgcggtttaatggctggattagtaggccgggaaggccataattgcttaattatgccattaactggtaatatgcatgtttatgtgaattatattataatatgatgttaaatgcatgcatgtgggtccacatttcatgataggggtattttggtaatttggcccgttgagggcataattgtataattgtatgcatgtcggtgatatgttgttgaggccacattataatgtggatttgttcgagctattcggcatgaaacgatctttgaatattaagtagcggtttagtcataacggggttaagttcgaggctcggggtgagtctcgggatgattagatgattagagcgttgccgggagtataagggtaatgggatatgaattattggtatttgggaatatcgagaatagcgggaattggagggtgttaattatgattaacgaaataggttagaaaggacaattttgcccttggaagcctttagaaacccttaattgacctaggggtattttggtcttttcacccctaggatagatataagccatctATGGCTGTAGAAATGAAGAGAAACAGAGTAATTTcaagagcttacccgtaccttctttctctttcattttctttgtgatttttgagccattgttgaggattcaagcttgggaagtaagcattgggagtttgggagagtgttctaccattgaagagcatcataatctgagtttgaggtaagtttctagccactagttccctggtttgctctattTTGGTTTTTAGTTTTCAGGTTGTggttttgttgtggatagttggaattaatggaagttttggttggtgtttaacttgggttttgatgagggtgtgatgtagatcaagtttaggggttgtattggacgtttgggtggtgtttgggtggtgtttggagggttggtttcaaggaaaatcGCAAGGGAGGAAAACCAGAGTTTTGTCTGAAGTATAGATTGGGCCGTGGCATGgccaatgtaatgccccaaatttcctaataaggtttaggaccttgattaggaggccgggagggccataattgatttattgtagtatttgatgattatatgcatgtttacgtgaattatattattatatgatggtgaatgcatgcatatgggctcatatgttaattatgagggtaatttggtaatttggccactgtgggcgtaattgtatattttgggtgcatggttgtgatgaattaatatagccacattataaggtggattggttcgagctaatcgacatgagacgatcatgagatgtaagcgttcggtctagtcataacgggtttaagtttggggctcggggtgagtctcggggtgaatttaatgattagagcattaccgggaattaaagggtaatgggatatgatttattggtaattggagagcgttaattataattaacgagataggcgggaaatgatgattttacccttggaagcctttaaaggggtttatttggcctagggcaatatggtcttttgaccttaaggatttatatcagccttgggagttttagaaggctgtggaaatataataaaatagagccatcctcatcctctcttcctttctctcccgtacaagcttctcctttcacttttctttgatttttgagagcccaaattgaggaattgagctaggagatcaaaggtgggagctagggaacttgattcagacatttaaggggattcaaaatcgttTTAAGGTGAGTTCTAGCTATTGAAttcaggttatgctctgttttccttttggttttcagcttgtgatttttgatgtagaaagagggaatcaaggggagtttttgtgtatgtttggttgggttttgatgaggggaattTATGGGTGATAtttagaggtttaattgagtgtttggagaaggtttggaactagtttgaaggcttggttctaagggaacatgcaggggaggtcgagctggtgcgttgctgatttttggctgacctgggtaatgagccgcggcctggcttttgtgtgTCGCGGCCTAAGGTGTCTTTTGAGGCAAaaatgcctctgtcagggggatgagccgcggcatggctgcggtgagccgcggcccatcagggcagatttgaccaaaattgtgtttttagcctaGGGATGCTTAct
It encodes the following:
- the LOC133819177 gene encoding uncharacterized protein LOC133819177, with product MAGGNHAKGPSHKPSTASTATSASHRKSRWDPPSNTNTNTNSNTKSKATTATTTNTKSPATDPKTPKPKIDSSPKPGPTPSPAQPKPTTKDPPSSRPGNPHTDPSPGSHQFPFPDPAALGPPPPPAYGFHMLERRSIALADGSVRSYFALPPDYQDFPIGRFGPPGHGYEMGGLDRRFPHGGPTSPGGGRYNRNQDYWNSLGLDGRGPGEGSLKRKYSEEEEKEKEKDLMEDFAKRRQHEQHYLPYGNPNGFPAGHGHRGGEFSAGNNGEDSRSNKYMRDVGGLDNNVGFRQGSGSGGGAGGGDQGTHKHLEVDQSELKKSFLRFTKVINESANQRKNYLENGKHSRLQCVACGRSSKDFPDMHSLIMHTYNLDNADLRVDHLGLHKALCVLMGWSYSKPPDNSKAYQFLSADEAAANRDDLVIWPPMVIIHNTLTGKNKEGRMEGLGNKVMDSKIREFGCTVGKSKSLYGREGHLGTTLIKFSSDQAGLKEANRLAEYFDRDNRGRRAWARLQPLTLGSKDDENNPHLMTFDERTREKKRIFYAYLGTASDLDKIDFETRKKVVIESQREYRASN